One stretch of Punica granatum isolate Tunisia-2019 chromosome 5, ASM765513v2, whole genome shotgun sequence DNA includes these proteins:
- the LOC116206902 gene encoding protein virilizer homolog produces MGRPEPCVLFAQTFVHPHLDEYVDEVLFAEPVVITACEFLEQSAPSACQSVALVGATSPPSFAVEVFVQCEGETRFRRLCQPFLYSHSSSNVLEVEAVVTNHLVVRGSYRSLSLVVYGNTAEDLGQFNIEFDDSSLTNIVSSVEGNLEDLPLPLHSTNFTNDEFVCSLHALPQSVSVLDISVEVKQLLQLVLKILEVGEHGDAASKVVGAVLSAGSAYISHDLSSAIINQKTLSWGRSKDSRELQTAISESKRELLELYKVVQHESGDMLAESSIGSSLLENDDHQVTSKLLVDMFHRHFQFENDSRIVGHPSLSKSKNVFLWLSVALLLCSSRESCFHFVNEGGMEQLTRVFCHQLQNSAATVLLLLGVMEQATRHSIGCEGLLGWWPREDENIPLGISEGYSQLLKLLLQKPRHDVASLASYVLRRLRTYEVASRYEYVVLSVLRGLSTDGIVTSTSMDLLASAKSQLKNLLKLVKSHGPIEDPSQVARACQSLILGQNEGSLSYKATSSLITWSSSFLFNWDVDSHLLTLLKERGFLPLSAALLSSSELRSEVGHTMYLYMDITFSIGAIIFSLLLSRSGLLFLAHQAELSAMLIQALKGADSKKKDDCLPLRYASNLISKGFFCGPREVGMILEMHLRVINAIDHLLISAPQSEEFLWVLWELSAFSRSDSGRQALLVLGHFPEAISVLIEALQSVKELEPVAKTTGASPLDVAIFHSAAEIFEIIVTDTIASSLGSWIGYAVDLHRALHSSSPGSNRKDAPTRLLEWIDAGVVYHKNGAIGLLRYAAVLASGGDAHLTSTSILVSDLMDVENAIGDSSGVSDLNVLENLGKIISEKTFDGVVLRDSAVAQLITAIRILAFISENSTVAAELYDEGAITVVYAVLVNCRFMLERSSNSYDYLVDDGTECNSTSDLLSERNREQSLVDLLVPSMLLLITLLQKLQEANEQHRNTRLMNALLRLHREVSPKLAACAADLSSPYPDSALGFEAVCHLIVSALAYWTVFGWTPGLFHSLLTNVEATSLMALGPKGTCSLLCLLNDLFPEEGVWLWKNGMPLSSALRTLAVGTILGPHKEREVSWYLKPEHHEKVLSQLIPHLGKIAEIIQHYAISALAVIQDMLRLFIVRVACQKIENASILLRPIFLWIHENVSNLAFPSEIDAYKIYRYLDFLASLIEHPQTKALLLKEGIIQVLEKVMERCLDSLDLEGKEFPENNNSADLGFTVFSWCLPALESMSLLCSSRKLQYSGRTDLQNLDLTAGDCGLIIPFLLKFFQVLPRGKELVACVRAFKELVSCAEGRKAFLDTFSYVHSDGEVHEQKNVCESNPNNEPRGSRWTRPPPLLCCWKKLFDSFLSKDDLSTSSVEAIDVLSEGCLSFCRDGKILNLRGFAVMKYLFGLSEDVNMGGDSLEENMDYVKAVTTVLNSKVAVSANSLLGLLQKPTGTVDTADIFSSEAPTAPSNDIFSSSKINLMGDRSSDKSEDFLKMGGLLDKFLWECPENMPDKGGALPAKRKLTSMEALGRRGRGENSPTDISASSSFARGSGPSSAPPGPTRRDTFRLRKPNTSRPPSMHVDDYVARERNVDGGTDVIAIPRAGSSSGRPPSIHVDEFMARQRERQNSLTTAVVGEAVTQLKASTPALAQSGEAEEARVSKKELKATTDLDDDINIVFDGEDSEPDDKSLFPQLDENLNQSAPAILDQNSPRSIVEETESDVQESGQFSRMGTPVGSNADENNNVQSEFSSRMSAASRVVEKRLTREPSITSEKKFDQPSDQKDAMAANSSGFSASMYPSSGRGRTDSRMSPQISYPKQSPQHSASNLPIGGGQQGPAYDQKYLQSQPPLPPMPPPPTLMPQSSDSVPPQSNLMMDGQQAVPSPYQVPSDYLPVRPPLPPTPPPFLSSPYNIKPSTLQPSLYGQTSAGTTEFAQSSAIPIPHSMAGTRIPSYPPPQLMTPMVFNRPASVPMNFYGSSPMDNPTVQSMHSLPQLQPLQPPLIPPQPPPHHIRPPTQSSSQQSDQGLSMPSPVPVQAHLMQPQMLQQQPQVPAIGNAFYQSQQPESSHAQLRQQGQVLPQQGEAASSQQKDSGVSLSDYFKSTEDIQALLSDREKLCQLLEQHPKLMQMLQERLGQL; encoded by the exons atgggcagacccgaacCTTGCGTGCTATTCGCCCAGACATTCGTCCACCCCCACCTCGACGAGTACGTTGACGAG GTGCTGTTTGCTGAACCCGTAGTCATCACTGCCTGTGAGTTTCTCGAGCAGAGCGCACCCTCGGCTTGTCAATCTGTAGCACTCGTCGG GGCAACTTCACCTCCATCATTTGCTGTGGAAGTGTTCGTTCAATGCGAGGGCGAGACAAGGTTTAGGCGTCTCTGCCAGCCCTTTTTGTAttctcattcttcttcaaatgtGCTCGAAGTCGAG GCTGTGGTAACTAACCATCTGGTTGTACGGGGCAGCTATCGCAGTCTAAGCCTAGTAGTTTATGGGAACACAGCAGAGGACCTTGGCCAGTTCAATATAGAATTTGATGATAGCTCTTTGACAAATATAGTTAGTTCGGTTGAGGGAAATCTCGAGGATCTTCCTTTGCCCCTACATTCTACTAATTTCACAAATGATGAATTCGTGTGCTCTCTGCACGCATTGCCTCAGTCTGTTAGTGTTCTGGACATATCTGTTGAGGTTAAGCAACTTCTGCAATTAGTACTAAAGATACTAGAAGTTGGGGAACATGGGGATGCCGCATCTAAGGTTGTGGGTGCTGTATTATCAGCTGGTTCTGCTTATATCTCTCATGATTTATCTAGCGCAATCATCAATCAGAAAACTCTTAGTTGGGGCAGATCCAAAGACAGCAGGGAGCTGCAAACAGCTATCAGTGAGTCCAAAAGAGAGCTTCTTGAGCTCTATAAAGTTGTTCAGCATGAATCAGGAGATATGCTGGCAGAGTCATCAATTGGATCCTCTTTACTTGAGAATGATGATCATCAAGTTACTTCAAAGCTTTTGGTAGATATGTTTCATCGACATTTCCAATTTGAAAATGATTCCCGTATTGTTGGACATCCCTCGCTCTCAAAG AGCAAGAATGTCTTCTTGTGGTTGAGTGTGGCTCTTCTGCTGTGCTCTAGTAGAGAGAGCTGCTTTCACTTTGTCAATGAGGGTGGAATGGAGCAACTTACACGAGTATTCTGCCATCAATTGCAAAATTCGGCTGCTACTGTGTTGCTTCTCCTAGGAGTCATGGAGCAGGCAACTCGTCATTCAATTGGATGTGAAGGCCTTTTGGGTTGGTGGCCTCGTGAAGATGAAAATATCCCATTGGGTATAAGTGAAGGTTATAGTCAGCTGTTGAAGTTGTTACTGCAAAAGCCACGTCATGATGTGGCTTCCCTTGCAAGTTACGTTCTTCGCCGTCTTAGAACTTATGAAGTTGCATCAAGATATGAG TATGTAGTTCTCTCTGTTTTAAGAGGTCTCTCCACTGACGGTATAGTTACCAGCACTTCCATGGATTTGCTTGCCAGTGCCAAATCTCAACTCAAGAATCTTCTG AAGCTGGTGAAGTCACATGGTCCAATTGAAGATCCTTCTCAAGTAGCTCGTGCATGCCAATCATTGATACTTGGTCAAAATGAAGGGTCGTTGTCATATAAAGCCACCAGTAGCTTGATCACTTGGTCAAgttctttccttttcaattgGGACGTTGACTCGCATTTGCTGACCCTTCTCAAG GAGAGGGGATTTTTGCCTTTGTCTGCTGCATTGTTGTCCTCTTCAGAATTGCGTTCAGAAGTGGGACATACAATGTACTTATACATGGATATAACATTTTCCATTGGTGCAATAATTTTTTCACTGCTCCTTTCTCGTTCAG GTTTACTTTTTCTTGCGCATCAGGCTGAACTTTCTGCCATGTTAATTCAGGCCCTTAAGGGTGCTGATTCTAAGAAAAAGGATGACTGCCTTCCACTTCGATATGCATCCAATTTAATATCTAAAGGTTTCTTCTGTGGGCCCCGTGAAGTTGGAATGATTCTTGAGATGCATCTTAGAGTG ATTAATGCGATTGATCATTTGCTGATATCGGCGCCACAATCTGAAGAGTTTCTGTGGGTTCTGTGGGAACTTTCCGCCTTTTCTAG ATCTGACTCTGGTCGTCAAGCCTTACTTGTTCTTGGACATTTTCCAGAG GCTATTTCAGTACTGATTGAAGCATTGCAGTCCGTCAAGGAACTAGAGCCTGTCGCAAAGACAACAG GAGCTTCACCTTTGGATGTTGCAATCTTTCACTCAGCAGCAGAGATTTTTGAGATCATTGTTACGGATACCATTGCATCTTCTTTAG GTTCTTGGATTGGATATGCAGTTGACTTGCACAGAGCTCTGCATTCCTCGTCGCCAGGGTCCAATAGAAAAGATGCTCCTACTCGGCTTTTGGAGTGGATTGATGCTGGGGTGGTTTATCACAAAAACGGGGCCATTGGTCTGTTGCGCTATGCTGCTGTATTAGCTTCAGGAGGAGATGCTCACTTAACATCAACTAGTATTCTAGTCTCAGATCTGATGGATGTTGAGAATGCCATTGGAGATTCTTCTGGGGTTTCTGACCTTAATGTCCTGGAGAATCTTGGAAAAATAATCTCAGAGAAGACATTTGATGGAGTGGTACTCCGCGACAGTGCTGTGGCACAGCTTATTACAGCAATTCGGATTCTGGCATTCATTTCTGAAAACTCC ACTGTTGCTGCAGAGCTGTATGATGAGGGTGCCATCACAGTTGTGTACGCAGTTTTAGTCAACTGCAGATTCATGCTTGAGAGGTCCTCAAACAGCTATG ATTACCTTGTTGATGATGGAACTGAATGTAACTCTACATCAGATTTACTGTCGGAACGAAATCGCGAGCAGAGTTTGGTGGATCTCTTAGTTCCTTCCATGTTATTGCTGATCACCCTTCTGCAGAAATTACAG GAAGCAAATGAGCAGCACAGAAATACAAGGTTAATGAATGCGCTACTGAGATTGCATCGGGAAGTAAG CCCCAAGTTAGCTGCTTGTGCTGCAGATCTATCCTCTCCATATCCCGATTCTGCCCTAGGATTTGAAGCTGTGTGCCATCTCATTGTGTCTGCACTTGCTTATTGGACGGTTTTTGGGTGGACTCCTGGCCTCTTCCACTCCCTGTTAACTAATGTTGAAGCCACTTCCCTGATGGCCTTGGGCCCTAAGGGAACCTGCAGTCTGCTCTGTCTTCTG AATGATTTGTTTCCTGAAGAAGGTGTATGGCTTTGGAAGAATGGCATGCCTTTATCGAGTGCCCTCAGAACTTTGGCTGTTGGGACAATATTGGGACCTCACAAGGAAAGAGAGGTCTCCTGGTATCTGAAGCCGGAACATCATGAGAAGGTGCTTTCGCAATTGATTCCGCACCTTGGCAAAATTGCAGAAATTATCCAACATTATGCCATTTCT GCACTGGCTGTGATACAAGACATGCTAAGACTTTTTATCGTTCGTGTTGCATGtcaaaaaatcgaaaatgctTCTATCCTACTCCGCCCAATATTTTTGTGGATTCATGAGAATGTCTCGAACTTAGCATTTCCATCTGAAATCGATGCTTACAAG ATTTACAGATATCTTGATTTTCTCGCTAGCTTGATAGAGCATCCACAGACTAAG GCTCTCTTGTTGAAGGAGGGAATCATTCAGGTTTTGGAGAAAGTCATGGAAAGGTGTTTGGATTCCCTTGATTTAGAAGGGAAAGAGTTTCCTGAGAACAATAATTCGGCTGATCTTGGTTTTACCGTGTTTAGTTGGTGCCTCCCTGCATTAGAGTCAATGTCACTGCTCTGTAGCTCTAGAAAACTACAATACTCTGGGAGAACTGATTT GCAAAATCTCGATTTAACTGCTGGAGATTGTGGATTGATTATACCCTTCCTTCTCAAGTTTTTCCAG GTCTTACCAAGAGGTAAAGAGTTGGTGGCTTGTGTCAGAGCTTTCAAAGAATTGGTTTCTTGCGCTGAAGGTCGCAAGGCTTTCTTGGACACTTTCTCTTACGTCCACTCCGATGGTGAAGTGCATGAACAGAAGAACGTATGTGAAAGTAATCCAAATAATGAACCCAGGGGTTCACGGTGGACAAGGCCTCCCCCCTTGTTGTGCTGCTGGAAAAAGCTTTTTGATTCGTTCCTTTCGAAGGATGATCTCTCGACATCTTCAGTGGAGGCCATTGATGTATTGTCTGAAGGATGTCTGTCCTTCTGTAGAGATGGGAAAAT ATTAAACTTGAGAGGCTTTGCTGTAATGAAGTATCTATTCGGGCTCTCGGAAGATGTAAACATGGGGGGTGATTCTCTCGAAGAAAACATGGATTACGTAAAGGCGGTAACTACTGTTTTGAATTCCAAG GTTGCGGTGTCGGCAAACTCATTGCTAGGGCTACTGCAGAAACCTACTGGCACCGTTGATACGGCTGACATATTTTCCTCTGAAGCTCCTACTGCGCCATCAAATGACATTTTTTCTTCGTCAAAGATTAATCTGATGGGAGATAGGAGTTCTGACAAGTCTGAAGATTTCCTTAAGATGGGAGGACTTTTGGACAAGTTCCTGTGGGAGTGTCCAGAAAACATGCCCGACAAGGGTGGAGCTCTTCCTGCAAAAAGGAAGCTGACATCGATGGAAGCCCTAGGAAGACGTGGCCGAGGAGAAAACTCACCCACAGACATCTCAGCCTCAAGTTCGTTTGCCCGTGGGTCTGGCCCATCTTCTGCACCCCCAGGTCCCACACGCAGGGATACCTTTCGGCTGCGGAAACCAAACACAAGCAGGCCACCCTCTATGCACGTTGACGACTATGTGGCGAGGGAGAGGAATGTTGATGGTGGAACTGATGTAATTGCGATTCCACGGGCCGGATCCTCAAGCGGGAGGCCCCCGTCCATTCATGTGGATGAGTTCATGGCTCGACAGAGAGAGCGTCAGAACTCTCTTACGACGGCAGTTGTGGGGGAGGCAGTTACCCAACTGAAGGCTTCAACTCCAGCTCTAGCTCAGAGTGGTGAAGCTGAGGAAGCGAGAGTAAGCAAGAAGGAGCTGAAGGCCACTACGGATCTAGATGATGATATCAATATCGTCTTTGACGGTGAAGATTCTGAACCCGATGATAAGTCTTTATTTCCTCAGTTGGATGAGAACTTGAACCAGTCTGCCCCAGCAATTCTTGATCAGAACTCTCCTCGTTCCATTGTTGAAGAGACTGAAAGTGACGTTCAGGAGAGCGGTCAATTCTCTCGTATGGGGACACCAGTGGGGTCCAACGCTGATGAGAACAACAATGTTCAAAGCGAGTTCTCATCAAGGATGTCTGCTGCTTCACGTGTGGTGGAAAAGCGGTTGACCCGAGAACCAAGCATTACTTCAGAGAAGAAGTTTGATCAACCCAGTGATCAGAAGGATGCAATGGCAGCAAATAGCTCAGGTTTTTCAGCGTCCATGTATCCATCATCAGGACGGGGACGAACAGATTCAAGGATGAGCCCACAAATATCGTACCCAAAACAAAGCCCACAACATTCAGCGAGTAATTTGCCAATTGGTGGGGGACAACAAGGACCAGCCTATGACCAGAAATATTTGCAGAGCCAACCACCTTTACCTCCGATGCCACCTCCACCAACATTGATGCCTCAGTCATCTGATTCAGTTCCTCCTCAATCTAACCTCATGATGGATGGGCAGCAGGCTGTCCCTTCTCCATATCAG GTTCCATCAGATTATTTACCTGTTCGACCACCGCTTCCTCCTACGCCACCCCCATTTTTGTCGAGTCCTTATAACATAAAACCTTCGACCCTGCAACCTTCTCTCTATGGTCAGACAAGTGCTGGAACAACGGAGTTTGCCCAATCCTCTGCTATCCCGATTCCACATTCCATGGCAGGAACGAGAATTCCTTCCTATCCTCCACCTCAATTAATGACGCCAATGGTTTTTAACCGCCCGGCTTCTGTCCCGATGAACTTCTATGGAAGCTCGCCAATGGATAACCCAACTGTTCAGTCGATGCATTCTCTTCCTCAGCTGCAGCCTCTTCAGCCGCCTCTTATCCCTCCACAGCCACCGCCACATCATATCAGGCCTCCAACTCAGTCTTCTTCACAGCAATCGGACCAAGGGTTATCTATGCCGAGCCCCGTTCCAGTGCAGGCGCATCTAATGCAGCCGCAGATGCTACAACAACAGCCTCAAGTCCCAGCAATTGGCAACGCCTTTTACCAATCGCAGCAGCCTGAGTCTTCACATGCTCAGTTGCGTCAACAAGGGCAGGTTTTGCCTCAGCAAGGCGAAGCTGCATCAAGCCAGCAGAAAGATTCGGGTGTATCACTGTCCGATTATTTCAAATCTACGGAAGATATCCAG GCTTTGTTGAGCGACCGAGAGAAGCTTTGCCAGCTTTTGGAGCAGCACCCAAAGCTCATGCAGATGCTTCAG GAAAGGTTGGGCCAGCTGTAA
- the LOC116206904 gene encoding E3 ubiquitin-protein ligase PUB23-like, with amino-acid sequence MDEVEVPSYFLCPISLEIMNDPVTVPTGITYNRESIERWLFSSSASSRNHTCPVTKQPVPPDCELTPNHTLRRLIQSWCVINASKGVERIPTPKPPVSRAQVTKLIRDAAKSPQTKLGCLRRLKSIASQSDANKHCIEAAGALEFLASVIHEASCGNGLVTPLIDEALSVLYSLHVSEAKLRNIVDVEIVESLAIIMQTGTYDSRAYAVMLLNKMLEVAEPAQLTCLADWLFTEVVQVLRDRISQRATKAALKLLIHLSPLGRNRIKVVAAGAMPVLLELLLEHNSLASEHIRVCEMVLTAMDILCRSAEGRAELLSHEAGIAVVSKKILRVSHAASERAVRILLSVSRFSGTPRVLEEMLQVGVVTKLCLVLQVECSSRTKETATEILRMNARTWNNSPCVPRSLLSWYPN; translated from the coding sequence ATGGACGAAGTCGAAGTTCCCTCGTACTTCTTGTGCCCGATCTCCCTCGAGATCATGAACGATCCTGTGACCGTCCCCACCGGGATCACCTACAACCGGGAGAGCATCGAGCGATGGCTGTTctcctcctccgcctcctCTAGAAACCACACGTGCCCCGTCACCAAGCAGCCGGTCCCGCCCGACTGCGAGCTGACCCCAAACCACACCCTCCGGAGATTGATCCAGTCGTGGTGTGTGATCAATGCCTCGAAAGGTGTAGAGAGGATCCCTACCCCGAAGCCTCCCGTGAGCAGGGCCCAAGTAACCAAGCTCATCCGGGACGCCGCCAAGTCACCCCAGACGAAGCTAGGCTGTCTCAGGAGGCTAAAGTCGATCGCCTCCCAGAGTGACGCGAACAAACATTGCATAGAAGCAGCCGGTGCCCTCGAGTTTCTAGCCTCGGTTATTCATGAAGCATCCTGCGGAAATGGACTGGTTACACCGCTGATTGATGAAGCATTGAGCGTACTTTACAGTCTCCACGTCTCTGAAGCCAAGCTCAGGAACATCGTCGATGTCGAGATTGTCGAGTCACTGGCGATAATCATGCAAACCGGGACCTACGACTCGCGTGCCTATGCAGTAATGCTCCTAAATAAAATGCTCGAAGTAGCTGAACCGGCTCAACTCACTTGCCTAGCAGACTGGCTCTTCACGGAGGTTGTGCAGGTGTTGCGCGACCGTATCTCTCAGCGGGCCACGAAGGCTGCGCTGAAGCTCCTCATCCATCTCAGCCCGTTGGGCCGCAACCGAATCAAGGTCGTGGCAGCTGGGGCAATGCCTGTCCTCTTGGAGCTCCTCCTCGAGCACAACAGTCTGGCCTCCGAGCACATCAGGGTCTGTGAGATGGTGCTAACTGCGATGGACATCTTGTGCCGGAGTGCAGAGGGAAGGGCCGAGCTGCTGAGCCACGAGGCGGGGATTGCAGTCGTGTCCAAGAAGATACTTCGGGTCTCGCACGCGGCCAGCGAGAGGGCAGTCAGGATCCTACTGTCTGTCTCAAGGTTCTCGGGGACACCTCGGGTTTTGGAGGAGATGTTGCAGGTCGGGGTTGTGACAAAACTGTGCCTCGTCCTTCAGGTCGAGTGCAGCAGCAGGACGAAGGAGACCGCAACGGAAATACTTCGGATGAATGCCCGAACATGGAATAACTCGCCTTGTGTACCTCGAAGTTTGCTTTCCTGGTATCCGAATTGA
- the LOC116208722 gene encoding E3 ubiquitin-protein ligase PUB24-like, with translation MDVDIVEDEVEVEVEVPEYFICPISLEIMKDPVTAITGITYDRENIERWLFDTTGTTTVTPHCPVTNRPLPQDSDLTPNHTLRRLIQLWCTQNASRGIDRIPTPRAPLDRFRALNQLIKDLRNPNNNIPDRLTDTLHRMESLATKNEQNRKHMVKAGTPEAMLLYVVACFGSSRTAGLREALSILNLVQIPPDEARALLLANDRIIDSLSWVLEHGTENCDKSVIRSHALSVLKRLVDAANSSMLECLKPDIFGVILSTIRDFRKCLAMQGLNAALHILLSSCQWGRNRLTMVARGAVFELIELELTMPENRTTELILGILFHLCSYAEGRAQLISHKGGIAVISKRILHVSPSADDRAIMILSLVSKFSGTPLVVQEMLMVGAVSKLCMVIQSQCAPYLKNKAREILRSHSEEWKIYPCIKKSHLTRYFIE, from the exons ATGGATGTTGATATCGTCGAGGATGAGGTCGAGGTCGAGGTCGAGGTTCCTGAGTATTTTATCTGCCCGATCTCTCTTGAGATTATGAAAGACCCTGTGACTGCAATAACCGGCATCACCTACGACCGGGAGAACATCGAGCGGTGGCTGTTCGACACAACGGGTACTACAACTGTAACTCCACATTGCCCTGTCACGAACAGGCCGTTGCCCCAGGATTCCGACCTCACCCCAAACCACACACTCCGCCGCCTCATACAGTTGTGGTGCACCCAGAACGCCTCCCGGGGGATCGACCGCATCCCGACCCCAAGGGCCCCACTCGACAGGTTCCGTGCCCTCAACCAGCTCATCAAGGACCTGAGAAATCCCAATAATAACATTCCTGATCGGTTAACCGACACGCTCCACCGCATGGAATCCCTCGCGACCAAGAATGAACAGAACCGGAAGCACATGGTGAAAGCCGGAACTCCAGAGGCCATGCTCTTGTATGTCGTGGCCTGCTTCGGGAGTTCCAGAACTGCCGGTCTCAGAGAAGCCCTCAGCATACTTAATCTAGTCCAGATTCCGCCAGACGAAGCTAGGGCACTCCTTTTGGCAAATGATCGGATCATCGATTCGCTTTCCTGGGTCTTAGAGCATGGGACCGAAAATTGCGACAAGAGCGTTATTAGGTCTCACGCACTCTCGGTGTTGAAGAGATTGGTCGATGCCGCTAACTCTTCCATGTTAGAATGCTTAAAACCCGACATTTTCGGCGTGATCTTGAGCACTATAAGGGACTTCAGAAAGTGCTTAGCCATGCAAGGACTTAACGCAGCTTTGCATATTTTACTCAGCTCATGCCAATGGGGAAGGAACCGCCTCACAATG GTAGCACGCGGAGCAGTATTCGAGCTTATTGAGCTAGAACTTACCATGCCCGAGAATAGAACAACCGAGCTAATATTAGGAATATTGTTTCATCTATGCTCCTATGCTGAGGGTAGGGCCCAGCTCATCAGCCACAAGGGTGGGATCGCCGTGATATCAAAGAGGATTCTGCATGTATCGCCGAGTGCCGATGACCGTGCAATCATGATCCTTTCGCTCGTGAGCAAGTTCTCGGGGACACCTTTGGTGGTTCAGGAGATGCTGATGGTAGGAGCCGTCTCGAAGCTCTGTATGGTGATTCAATCCCAGTGCGCACCATATCTCAAAAACAAGGCTCGGGAGATCCTGCGGTCGCACTCGGAAGAGTGGAAGATTTACCCTTGCATCAAGAAAAGTCACTTGACAAGGTACTTCATCGAGTGA